The DNA sequence TGGTCCTGAGCTCAGTCACACCGAGAGTAGCAACATTTCTTCAAAGCATTTACAACATTTCCCAGAAAcgttccagaaatcctggttggaggatttcaGATTTCCAGCTTATTACCttattatactatatactatatactatatatatatatatatatatatatatatatatatatatatatatatataaatataaatactaatatattatattgtTCCGGGAATCTTCCAACTGGTATTTCTGGAAGTTACCGGAATTTTGCAACCTTAatcacagatctgggatcagattCCCCTACCTCCAAATGTAATCACTAGGGGGGTAAATAAGATCTGACTCTGGTCCAGAAGTTAGGGACAagcagatctgggttcaaatactatttaacttttttacatttatttttactttttgtaATTGcttgagcctgcctggagtgccagatgagCAGGGGTTTTCAGCATTCTATTGGTTCCAGGCATACTTAAAATCGATCCCAGATAAAGTAGTTGAAATTATTCTTGAATAGTCTTTGAATCCAGGCAGGTCTGAGTGGCCAATGTCTACTTCCTCCCACTGGCACCAAGGGCTCCAGGATAAAGTTTATAGAAAGACatttaggatcagcttcccctgcCCCAATCCTAATCTTAACCATATCAGCATCTAGGGTAAACTTCAACCTACACTGGCAGCTCAGACATACTGTTGTTTCTTGTGAGCCTGTGAGGCCAGGTCTTTGGCTTTCTCCTTAGCTGCTAGAGCCGTCTCCCTGGCCCTCTCCGTAGCATGCTCAGTCAGGGTCCTGGAGGGGGTATcacctgggggagggggggggggacatggtggttagtggttagtagagagagagagagagagagagagagagagagagagagagagagagagagagagagagagagagagagagagagagagagaggaatcgtGGTggttagtggagagagagagagagagaggaatcgtGGTGGTTAGAACATGGCTGGAGTCAAGGAGTCTAAATCCCTCAAATTCAAAcccaacctggaagccagttccactgctttgtTCCATTGCTCCCCTGTAATCAGggcctggtttagacctgggacaccagccaTTGCTCCCCTGTAATCAGggcctggtttagacctgggacaccagccgTTGCTCCCCTGTAATCAGggcctggtttagacctgggacaccagccgTTGCTCCCCTGTAATCAGggcctggtttagacctgggacaccagccaTTGCTCCCCTGTAATCAGggcctggtttagacctgggacaccagccgTTGCTCCCCTGTAATCAGggcctggtttagacctgggacaccagccgTTGCTCCCCTGTAATCAGggcctggtttagacctgggacaccagccaTTGCTCCCCTGTATTCAGggcctggtttagacctgggacaccagccaTTGTTCCCTTGTAATCAGggcctggtttagacctgggacaccagccaTTGCTCCCCTGTAATCAGggcctggtttagacctgggacaccagccaTTGCTCCCCTGTAATCAGggcctggtttagacctgggacaccagccaTTGCTCCCCTGTAATCAGggcctggtttagacctgggacaccagccaTTGCTCCCCTGTAATCAGggcctggtttagacctgggacaccagccgTTGCTCCCCTGTAATCAGggcctggtttagacctgggacaccagccaTTGTTCCCCTGTAATCAGggcctggtttagacctgggacaccagccaTTGCTCCCCTGTAATCAGggcctggtttagacctgggacaccagccaTTGCTCCCCTGTAATCAGggcctggtttagacctgggacaccagccaTTGCTCCCCTGTAATCAGggcctggtttagacctgggacaccagccaTTGCTCCCCTGTAATCAGggcctggtttagacctgggacaccagccaTTGCTCCCCTGTAATCAGggcctggtttagacctgggacaccagccaTTGCTCCCCTGTAATCAGggcctggtttagacctgggacaccagccaTTGCTCCCCTGTAATCAGggcctggtttagacctgggacaccagccaTTGCTCCCCTGTAATCAGggcctggtttagacctgggacaccagccaTTGCTCCCCTGTAATCAGggcctggtttagacctgggacaccagccaTTGCTCCCCTGTAATCAGggcctggtttagacctgggacaccagccaTTGCTCCCCTGTAATCAGggcctggtttagacctgggacaccagccaTTGTTCCCCTGTAATCAGGGCcgggtttagacctgggacaccagccaTTGTTCCCCTGTAATCAGggcctggtttagacctgggacaccagccaTTGCTCCCCTGTAATCAGggcctggtttagacctgggacaccagccaTTGTTCCCCTGAAATCAGggcctggtttagacctgggacaccagccaTTGCTCCCCTGTAATCAGGGTCTGGTTtagaacagaaaagcagcagcagtctgaacctcATAGGAAACAAATTAAATGTAGTCGTTGGTTGAATATTATTGTAATTGATGAGAAGACTAGACTCCAGCATGTCTTATTGCTATGAAAGATTCAAGCAAAGAGCCAGTTCATTTTATAGCAAAAACTGTAAAAGTAGAGAGTCTAGCCAGTCTCCCTCTCCGTACAGAACTAATAAAAACAACACAGACGCGGCGCGGTGTGGCGGGGAGACGCGGCGCGGTGGGTAGGCGCGGCGCGGTGGGTAGACGCGGTGTGGCGGGTAGACGCGGCGCGTTTCTACCCGCCACACCGCGCCGTTTCTACCCGCCACACCGCGCCGTTTCTACCCGCCACACCGTGACGTTTCTACCCGCCACACCGTGACGTTTCTACCCACGACACCGCGCTGTTTCTACCCGCCACACCGTGCCGTTTCTACCCACGACACCATGCCGTTTCTACCCACCACACCGTGCCGTTTCTACCCACCACACCGTGCTGTTTCTACCCACGACACAGTACTGCTAATAATAAGGAACTGAACTGATCACCCCACCTTATTTTTACAGCGTAATAAAACAACTGGCCTCCATCTTACCTTGCATTTTGGCCAGGACGTATTCAAACCCTTTCATGGTCTTTGTAACACTGGTCTTGAACCGGGCAAGGCCGAATTCCTGTAAAATGAGGCCAGACAATAATGATGGTTAGGGTATGACTGACAGGGAGTGCTGGTCTTGTGTGGTATAACTGACAGTGACATTAGTTcctattgtatttattatggatccccattagttcctgccaaggcagcagctactcttcctggggtttattatgaatccccattagttcctgccaaggcagcagctactcttcctggggtttattatggatccccattagttcctgccaaggcagcagctactcttcctggggtttattatgaatccccattagttcctgccaaggcagcagctactcttcctggggtttattatggatccccattagttcctgccaaggcagcagctactcttcctggggtttattatggatccccattagttcctgccaaggcagcagctactcttcctggggtttattatggatccccattagttcctgccaaggcagcagctactcttcctgggggttttttatggatccccattagttcctgccaaggcagcagctactcttcctggggtttattatggatccccattagttcctgtcaaggcagcagctactcttcctggggtttattatggatccccattagttcctgccaaggcagcagctactcttcctggggtttattatggatccccattagttcctgccaaggcagcagctactcttcctggggtttattatggatccccattagttcctgccaaggcagcagctactcttcctgggggtttattatggatccccattagttcctgccaaggcagcagctactcttcctgggggtttattatggatccccattagttcctgccaaggcagcagctactcttcctgtggtccagcaaaattaatgaatgtaatgtttttaaaattgtatagcAGAATTCActacacactaagtgtgtgccctcaggcctctactaccacatatctgtaacacaaaatccatgtgtacaagTGTGTATAGCGCCTATGTTAtcatgtgcctgtgtttgtgacccctaaccctatgttatcatgtgcctgtgtttgtgacccctaaccctaagttatcatgtgcctgtgtttgtgacccctaaccctaaccctatgttatcatgtgcctgtgtttgtgacccctaaccctaagttatcatgtgcctgtgtttgtgacccctaaccctaaccctatgttatcatgtgcctgtgtttgtgacccctaaccctaaccctgttatcatgtgcctgtgtttgtgacccctaaccctatgttatcatgtgcctgtgtttgtgacccctaaccctatgttatcatgtgcctgtgtttgtgacccctaaccctatgttatcatgtgcctgtgtttgtgacccctaaccctatgttatcatgtgcctgtgtttgtgacccctaaccctatgttatcatgtgcctgtgtttgtgacccctaaccctatgttatcatgtgcctgtgtttgtgacccctaaccctatgttatcatgtgcctgtgtttgtgacccctaaccctatgttatcatgtgcctgtgtttgtgacccctaaccctatgttatcatgtgcctgtgtttgtgacccctaaccctatgttatcatgtgcctgtgtttgtgacccctaaccctatgttatcatgtgcctgtgtttgtgacccctaaccctatgttatcatgtgcctgtgtttgtgacccctaaccctatgttatcatgtgcctgtgtttgtgacccctaaccctaaccctatgttatcatgtgcctgtgtttgtgacccctaaccctatgttatcatgtgcctgtgtttgtgacccctaaccctatgttatcatgtgcctgtgtttgtgacccctaaccctatgttatcatgtgcctgtgtttgtgacccctaaccctatgttatcatgtgcctgtgtttgtgacccctaaccctatgttatcatgtgcctgtgtttgtgacccctaaccctatgttatcatgtgcctgtgtttgtgacccctaaccctatgttatcatgtgcctgtgtttgtgacccctaaccctatgttatcatgtgcctgtgtttgtgacccctaaccctatgttatcatgtgcctgtgtttgtgacccctaaccctatgttatcatgtgcctgtgtttgtgacccctaaccctaaccctatgttatcatgtgcctgtgtttgtgctGCTTCACAGTCCAAGTTGTATTTTCATCTGTTTTtttaatctgattctactgctgcatcagttacttgatgtggaatagagttccatgtagtcatgtctctatgtagtactgtggaatagagttccatgtagtcatggctctatgtagtactgtggaatagagttccgtgtagtcatggctctatgtagtactgtggaatagagttccatgtagtcatggctctatgtcgtACTATGGAATAGAGTTtcgtgtagtcatggctctatgtcgtactatggaatagagttccgtgcagtcatggctctatgtcgtactgtggaatagagttccgtgtagtcatggctctatgtagtactgtggaatagagttccatgtagtcatggctctatgtagtactgtggaatagagttccgtgtagtcatggctctatgtagtactgtgcacctcccatagtctgttatggacttggggactgtgaagagacctctggtggcatgtctagtggggtattttttatttatttaactaggcaagtcagttaagaacaaattcttattttcaatgacggcctaggaacggtgggttaagtgccttgttcaggggcagaacgacagatttttaccttgtcagctctgggattcgatctagcaacctttcggttactggtccaaccctctaaccactaggctacctgccggtatgcatgggtgtctttCAACACCTCTCATAAATACCAGTAGTGAGGagtgtcaatctctcctccactttgagccaggagagattggcatgcatgtcattaatgttagctctccttgtacttttaagggccagccgtgctgccctgttctgattgcaattttcctaagtccctctgtcacctgaccacatgactgaacagtagtccaggtgcgacaaaacaaggccctgtaggacctgccaagaaggcagagcagcgctttattatggacagacttctccccatcttagatactgttgtatcaatatgttttgaccatgacagtcaccccaacttgctcaatttccacattattcattacaagatacagttgaggtttagggtttatagaatgatttgtcccaaatacaaagcttttagtttttgaaatatttaggactaacgtattccttgccacccactctgaaactaactgcagctctttgttaggtgttgcagtcatttcagttgctgtagtagctgacgtgtatagtgttgagtcatccgcaaaCACTGGCTATACTCAAaaccagtggcatgtcgttagtaaagatttttaaaaaaggggcctagacagctgccctggggaattcctgattctacctgaggcttccattaaagaacggaggacaccaagcgaccacctggtagatgtagtctcttattgtcaatcttccaatgatatgcctacaaatacgtcacaatgctgccgacaccttggggaaaacgtggaaaacgtaagctgactcctagctcctccacagcgatataaggagtcattgccatgaggcggtttcaaaaaatgcgccacttcctgattggatttttatctgggttttttctgttctgtggcactcacagacaatatctttgcagttttggaaacgtcagtgttttctttccaaagctgtcaattatatgcatagtcgagcatcttttcatgacaaaatatcttgtttaaaacgggaacgtttttcatccaaaaattaaaatagcacCCCCTAGTAATAAAAGgttaagctacatatgttaatatgtgctattttgagcactttattgggatgcttgcttgtttttattgctttactgggaagcagAAGTAGATATTTTCAtattatttatgttagtgcagtgttagttgttgttgtgtgatgtgACTGGCAGTGATGTTAGTATAGACATGTATAAACAGATTCTTGTTGTCACTAACTTTCACAAGCAAGTAAACCCAACTGGGCAGTTGAATAGCCAACACAACAGCTGAGGGTTTATCAAAGTCAGATACCAGCCAGTAAATCATTCAACAATTTCTACACAGGCTGAAACAGGCAAACTGCCAGCTGGTGGTTCCTATATCTTTCTGTAACTCATACATGGCTACATAGCTACATACATGGCTACATTGCTATATACATGGCGGTAGAAAGATTGTCAAGTCAGGGACTTTCTAGGGACCCCACCCTTCCAGTACCACTTAGTTCCCACTGGCccttaaatcccccccccccccccccccccccccccacacacacacctgtatagcTCTGGAGAGCCCGTAGAGGTTAGACGAGATCCAGGCCTCTCTGTTAATCTCCGTCCAGCTGGTGTTGTCAGGGTTAATTCTGTACTCACAACGCTCCTCCACAGACTGACAGGGGAATCAAAACATAGACCTTATTAGGACTAAAAGTACAGTGAacatagtgcattcagaaagtatagCATTACATGttcttttcctcatcaatctacacacaatataccccataatgacaaagcgaaaaacaggtttagacatttttgctaaaatattaaaaatagaaaacagaaataactttacataaatattcagacccttgacaggatctgcagagaatgggagaaactccccaaatacaggtgtgccaagcttgtagcgtcataccttaGAAGACTCGTGGCTGTAATCGTTACCaaaaggtgcttccacaaagtactgagtaaagggtctgaatacttacgtaaatgtgatcgtttaaaaaaaaatgtaaatacatttgtaacaatttttaaaaacctgttttttgctttgtcattatggaggaaTAGCGTGtagattgttttttttccccaatttaatccattttagaatgaggctgtaacaaaatgtggaaaatgtcaaggggcctgaatatttTTCAAATGCTAGATGTACAGTAATTAGTCATGATTTATTAGGATGCCCATTCGCTAACGCCGTAACGCtggctaatcttcctggggtccacattgTATTAAGAGCTGGTTCATGTCTTCAGAGTGACTTCAGGGGGGACTCCCGCCAGAGAAGTACTGCTCAAATTCATATACACTGAGCACAAGTacgtggacactccttcaaattagtagatttggcCATTTCCGCCAAACACGTTGCCGACAGGTGTAGGTAaaaacaataatatatatatatttttttaattgagcacacagccaagcaatctccatagacaaacattggcagtagaatggcccttactgaacagcgcagtgactttcaacgtggcaccgtcataggatgccacctttccaacaagtcagttcgtcaaatttctgccctgctagagctgccccggtcaactgtaagtgctgttattgtgaagtggaaacgtctaggagcaacaacggctcagccgcgaagtggtaggccacacaagttcacggAACGGAATCGCCAAGTGCTGAATCGTGCTAAAAATTATCTGTCCTtctttgcaacactcactactgagttccaaactgcctctggaagcaacgtcagcacaactgTTCGTCGagagattcatgaaatgggtttccatggccgagcagccgcacacaagcctaagatcaccatgagcaatgccaagcatcgagtggtgtaaagctcaccaccattggactctcgAACAgtggttctctggagtgatgaatcacgcttcaccatctgacagtccgacggactaatctgtgtttggcggatgccaggagaacgttacctgccccaatgcatagtgccaactgtaaagtttggtggaggaggaataatggtctgtggctgtttttcatggtccgggctccttagttccattgaaggaaaatcttaacgctacagaatacaatgacattctagacgattctgtgcttccaactttgtgacaacagtttggggaaggccttttcctgtttcagattgacaatgcccccgtgcacaaagcgaggtccgtacagaaatggtttctcgagatcagtgtggaagaacttgactggcctgcatagagccctgacctcaacaccatcaaaagccttcccagaaaagtggtggctgttacagcagcaaagggcaggaccaactccatattaatgcacatgattttggaatgaggtgttcgacatgcaggtgtccacatacttttggtcatgtagtgtagattCAAAGATGAAGACTTGCGTTGGCTCCCTGAGCTAATAccaaggctttagctcagcaggctaacacagtcacaGTACGAATCCCAGTCGGTCACACGTACCATCATGCGTGCGTGGCTGATGTTCCAAGTCAGCGTTGTCATGGTTCTGTTCTGGGGGTCCACGATGGAATCCTCGATGATGTAGGCGTGCCTGGCCATGGTAACCGGCAGGTACTTCTCCATCCAGCGAGGGGCGCGGTTAGTTTTGGTCAGCAGTCGCCTAGAGACCAGACGGTTACCGGGAGTTACATCCCTGAAGATGATGTCCTCCGTTAGGACATGGTtactgtggggagagagaggagatgagagttcATTGTAATATTTCAAGTTCATTGTAATATTGTATTACAGTTAGAGACATGCTGGGGAGAAAGGAAGATGGGAGGGGTAAAATAGGTATCATTCAGAGACACTTTACAGCTTAAAAGGATACTAAAAGATTAGAGGTCGAAACGTATCaataccaccacaacaacaaaatgtgtattAACCAAAGTCCCAGACAGTCCCCTTGATCCAGACAGGTAAACTCAGATATTGCTCAGTTCAATCATTGGGCATCTTTGAGTTCAGTatcattatatattatatatatttttattttattattatttattatttttttttacatttcattttAAAATAAGAGACAGCCATGTATGCATTAATTCATAAATTATACAAATCTAAGTACACAGTGTATTTATTAGGTTCAGacctcttcacttttt is a window from the Oncorhynchus clarkii lewisi isolate Uvic-CL-2024 chromosome 14, UVic_Ocla_1.0, whole genome shotgun sequence genome containing:
- the LOC139366102 gene encoding PRELI domain-containing protein 1, mitochondrial-like, yielding MVKYFACVGLLKSSWDQVCIAFWERYPNPYSNHVLTEDIIFRDVTPGNRLVSRRLLTKTNRAPRWMEKYLPVTMARHAYIIEDSIVDPQNRTMTTLTWNISHARMMSVEERCEYRINPDNTSWTEINREAWISSNLYGLSRAIQEFGLARFKTSVTKTMKGFEYVLAKMQGDTPSRTLTEHATERARETALAAKEKAKDLASQAHKKQQYV